A stretch of the Nicotiana tabacum cultivar K326 chromosome 6, ASM71507v2, whole genome shotgun sequence genome encodes the following:
- the LOC107778746 gene encoding jasmonate-induced oxygenase 2-like, with amino-acid sequence MNNPKDWPEPIVRVQSLSDSGISKIPDRYVKPPTERPISLGRSSLQTDVNIPIIDLQELFNDIESRRFSGLTSSVVEQISEACRNWGFFQVVNHGVPPELIDQATEVWREFFHQPMEVKQSCANSPKTYEGYGSRLGVKKGAILDWSDYYFLHYLPCSLKDQKKWPALPVYLREVIEEYSKQVVNFGGRLMKVLSANLGLREDYLQDAFGGEDIGACLRVNFYPKCPQPDLTLGLSPHSDPGGLTILLPDQHVAGLQVRRNGDWITVKPASHAFIVNIGDQIQVLSNAIYKSVEHRVIVNSAEERVSLAFFYNPRGDLMIEPAKELVTKHNPPLYPPMTFNEYRLYMRTKGPQGKSQLGESQKSSR; translated from the exons ATGAATAATCCCAAAGATTGGCCAGAACCCATAGTCCGGGTGCAATCTTTATCAGATAGTGGCATCTCAAAAATTCCAGATAGATATGTGAAGCCACCAACGGAGAGACCAATATCGTTAGGCAGGTCCAGCCTGCAGACTGATGTTAACATCCCGATCATTGATCTTCAGGAATTGTTTAACGATATTGAAAGCAGAAGGTTTAGTGGTCTTACATCATCAGTAGTTGAGCAAATATCAGAGGCATGTAGAAACTGGGGTTTCTTCCAGGTGGTGAACCACGGGGTTCCTCCAGAGCTCATAGACCAAGCCACAGAAGTATGGCGAGAATTCTTTCACCAGCCCATGGAAGTGAAGCAGTCTTGTGCCAATTCACCGAAGACGTACGAAGGTTATGGCAGCCGCCTCGGTGTAAAGAAAGGAGCCATTCTGGATTGGAGTGACTATTATTTTCTTCACTATCTTCCTTGTTCATTGAAAGACCAAAAAAAGTGGCCTGCTCTTCCTGTTTATTTAAG GGAAGTAATTGAAGAGTATTCAAAACAAGTGGTGAATTTTGGGGGGCGTTTAATGAAGGTATTATCAGCAAATCTTGGATTAAGAGAGGATTACTTGCAAGATGCATTTGGAGGAGAAGATATTGGAGCATGTTTAAGGGTTAATTTTTACCCAAAATGTCCACAACCAGATTTAACCTTAGGTCTTTCTCCACATTCGGATCCTGGTGGCTTAACCATTCTTCTCCCTGATCAGCACGTCGCGGGCCTTCAAGTTCGCCGCAACGGCGACTGGATTACTGTAAAACCCGCTTCGCATGCTTTCATTGTCAATATTGGTGATCAAATTCAG GTACTAAGCAATGCTATTTACAAAAGTGTAGAGCATAGAGTAATCGTAAATTCCGCAGAAGAACGAGTTTCCCTTGCATTTTTCTACAACCCCAGAGGCGATTTGATGATAGAACCAGCTAAAGAGTTGGTGACAAAACACAATCCTCCATTGTATCCACCAATGACTTTTAATGAATATAGACTCTACATGAGGACAAAGGGCCCTCAAGGAAAATCACAGTTAGGGGAGTCCCAAAAATCCTCAAGATGA
- the LOC142181648 gene encoding uncharacterized protein LOC142181648, with the protein MIRYYVNMTEEMPFTFDHLIKMYNPRLFRGGLIKLHCRAPRAFFACIEEVGNGGWMSHFVRVRTSDLIPVERMLFLKRWNMEPVAIYPGAITDLSGWVGRLDSICPYAKRVWCDLYRARWEAKDHGLGEIPLMKGTSLSEEGTLGPDEGRKRQREPSNEPPESKKMKVEETKVDPETLTLRTAGSPRV; encoded by the exons ATGATCAGGTACTATGTGAACATGACTGAGGAGATGCCCTTCACCTTCGATCACCTGATCAAGATGTACAACCCCCGTCTCTTCCGTGGGGGTCTAATTAAGCTCCACTGCCGAGCTCCGAGGGCCTTTTTTGCTTGCATCGAAGAAGTTGGGAATGGTGGGTGGATGAGCCACTttgttcgagtaaggacttcggacctgatcccggTGGAAAGGATGTTGTTCCTCAAAAGGTGGAATATGGAAC CCGTGGCAATTTATCCTGGCGCAATCACGGACCTCTCGGGTTGGGTCGGCCGGCTGGACTCGATTTGCCCATATGCCAAACGAGTGTGGTGTGACCTGTATCGAGCTCGATGGGAAGCTAAGGACCATG GTTTGGGGGAGATCCCCTTGATGAAAGGAACATCGCTTAGTGAAGAGGGTACTTTGGGACCTGATGAAGGGAGGAAAAGACAAAGGGAACCATCGAATGAACCTCCAGAATCCAAGAAGATGAAGGTGGAAGAAACTAAGGTCGACCCAGAAACCCTAACTCTGAGAACAGCAGGAAGTCCCCGAGTTTAA